A window of the Listeria swaminathanii genome harbors these coding sequences:
- a CDS encoding tetratricopeptide repeat protein — MQEGNLEEAVKLFTEVIEEHPSDPVGYINFGNVLLSMDDFERAELFFKRALELDDTVPAAYYSLGNLYYELERYQEAADSFQNATKQGMENGDLFFMLGMSFVQMEELTLAMPYLLRSVELNPEDGEALFQYGIVLARSGFYEDAINMLERVLLVKPEDPDALYNIGAAYLAWQGDIVLAKTYFERALATGRPHELAENALNAIQDLENEAE, encoded by the coding sequence ATGCAAGAAGGCAACTTAGAAGAAGCAGTCAAATTATTTACGGAAGTGATTGAAGAACATCCAAGCGATCCAGTTGGTTATATCAATTTCGGGAATGTGTTGCTTTCAATGGATGATTTTGAACGAGCTGAATTATTTTTCAAAAGAGCGCTTGAACTGGACGACACGGTTCCAGCGGCTTACTATAGCTTAGGTAATTTATATTATGAATTAGAACGTTATCAAGAAGCGGCAGATAGCTTCCAAAATGCAACAAAACAAGGAATGGAAAATGGAGATTTATTTTTCATGTTAGGAATGAGTTTTGTTCAAATGGAAGAACTAACGCTTGCGATGCCGTATTTACTTAGAAGTGTCGAATTAAATCCAGAAGACGGGGAAGCGTTATTCCAATATGGGATTGTACTTGCTCGTAGCGGCTTTTATGAAGATGCGATTAATATGCTGGAACGTGTGCTACTTGTGAAACCAGAGGACCCAGATGCACTTTATAATATTGGTGCAGCTTACTTAGCGTGGCAAGGTGATATCGTACTTGCAAAAACGTATTTTGAGCGAGCACTTGCAACTGGCAGACCACATGAATTAGCTGAAAATGCGTTAAATGCTATTCAAGATTTAGAAAACGAAGCAGAATAA
- the recD2 gene encoding SF1B family DNA helicase RecD2 — translation MAEQDSLALFDDTPEELFMKGTMLSTIFYNAENLFSVVRLLVKETNADWDEKDIIVTGFFPALHEQEVYTFYGKMQEHAKFGQQFKADRFRKEMPQSRAGLINYLSGELFKGIGKVTAENIVDTIGDDAITKILSDPSLLNTVPKLPSGAAESLLASLRENQGLEHVMVGLNEYGFGPQLSMKIFQAYKQNAIEVLENNPYKLIEDVKGIGFQRADELGRKLGLGGNHPERLRAGILFMLDSVCMQQGHVYMEQEVLLGEVTYLLEESEGIRIDQAILVAQVEKLAEEQKIITENTRVYMPSLYYSESGFAYHVKRMLKQTEYQEQFPQSEFLLALGELEERIGVHYGDSQRQALEQALMSPMLVLTGGPGTGKTTVIKGIVELYAELNGVSLDPHAYKDGATFPVLLAAPTGRAAKRMSESTGLPAMTIHRLLGMNGQEQMDDDAERLIDGRLLIVDEMSMVDIWLANQLFRALPAHMQVVLVGDQDQLPSVGPGQVLKDILESEQIPTVALSDIYRQKDGSSIIEMAHYIKEGMLPADFTKNRADRSFFHCTVNQIGDVVEQVVKNAKNKGFRAKDIQVLAPMYRGPAGIDILNKKLQEIFNPNDTGRRKEVLFGEIKYRVHDKVLQLINQPEKNVFNGDIGEIVSIIYAKENTEKQDMIVVQFDQTEVSYYRQEFNQLTHAYCCSIHKAQGSEFPIVIMPIVRSYYRMLRRDLLYTGVTRSKQFLILCGEEEAFRMGIERIDENKRNTTLSERLMSEDVMLEQMTNKRILTAENITEIDPMIGMEGITPEQFMAG, via the coding sequence ATGGCTGAACAAGACTCTCTTGCCTTATTTGACGATACACCAGAAGAACTTTTCATGAAGGGCACGATGCTGTCCACCATTTTTTACAATGCCGAAAACCTCTTTTCTGTCGTACGCCTACTTGTGAAGGAAACGAATGCGGATTGGGATGAAAAAGATATTATTGTCACTGGCTTTTTCCCAGCACTTCACGAACAAGAAGTCTACACTTTTTACGGGAAAATGCAGGAACATGCTAAATTTGGTCAACAATTTAAAGCAGACAGATTTCGTAAAGAAATGCCGCAGTCTCGCGCTGGTTTAATTAATTACCTTTCCGGAGAACTCTTTAAAGGAATTGGTAAAGTGACGGCGGAAAACATTGTCGATACAATTGGTGATGATGCAATCACGAAAATTTTATCGGATCCGAGTTTGCTTAATACGGTACCTAAATTACCATCTGGCGCGGCGGAAAGTTTGCTTGCGTCGCTTCGAGAAAATCAAGGTTTGGAACATGTGATGGTCGGCCTCAATGAGTACGGCTTTGGCCCGCAGTTATCGATGAAGATTTTTCAAGCCTATAAGCAAAATGCAATCGAAGTGTTAGAAAATAATCCGTATAAATTAATAGAAGATGTAAAAGGAATTGGTTTTCAACGAGCTGATGAACTTGGTCGGAAACTAGGGCTTGGTGGAAATCATCCGGAACGGCTTCGTGCGGGGATTTTATTTATGTTGGATTCTGTCTGCATGCAGCAAGGTCATGTCTATATGGAACAAGAAGTCTTGCTTGGCGAAGTGACTTATTTGCTGGAAGAAAGTGAAGGCATCCGGATTGACCAAGCAATTTTAGTAGCTCAAGTAGAAAAATTAGCCGAAGAACAAAAAATAATTACCGAAAATACACGCGTTTATATGCCGTCGCTTTATTATTCGGAGAGCGGCTTTGCCTATCATGTAAAGCGCATGTTGAAGCAAACCGAATATCAAGAACAATTTCCGCAATCTGAATTTTTACTGGCTCTTGGTGAATTGGAAGAACGAATTGGTGTTCATTATGGAGACTCGCAGCGCCAAGCTTTAGAGCAAGCCTTAATGTCTCCAATGCTCGTGCTTACTGGTGGACCCGGAACAGGGAAGACGACGGTTATTAAAGGGATTGTTGAACTTTATGCCGAGTTGAACGGCGTAAGTCTTGATCCACATGCGTACAAAGATGGAGCAACTTTTCCCGTCTTACTTGCAGCCCCAACTGGACGTGCAGCGAAACGAATGTCCGAATCAACCGGACTTCCGGCAATGACGATTCACCGTTTGCTCGGTATGAATGGACAAGAACAAATGGACGATGACGCTGAAAGACTTATTGATGGTCGCCTTTTGATTGTAGATGAGATGTCGATGGTTGATATTTGGCTAGCCAATCAATTGTTCCGTGCTTTACCTGCGCATATGCAAGTTGTGCTCGTTGGTGACCAAGACCAATTGCCATCTGTTGGACCAGGCCAAGTGCTAAAAGATATTCTTGAGTCAGAACAAATTCCAACCGTGGCACTTTCAGACATTTACCGTCAAAAAGATGGTTCGTCCATTATTGAAATGGCGCATTATATTAAAGAAGGCATGTTACCAGCTGATTTCACAAAAAATAGAGCAGATCGTTCTTTTTTCCATTGCACCGTAAATCAAATTGGCGATGTAGTCGAACAAGTTGTTAAAAATGCCAAAAATAAAGGTTTCCGAGCAAAAGACATCCAAGTTTTAGCGCCAATGTATCGTGGGCCGGCGGGGATTGATATTTTAAATAAAAAACTCCAAGAAATCTTTAACCCCAATGATACGGGGCGTCGTAAAGAAGTTCTGTTCGGCGAAATTAAGTACCGGGTTCATGACAAGGTATTGCAATTAATCAATCAACCAGAGAAAAATGTCTTCAATGGGGATATTGGCGAAATCGTCTCGATTATTTATGCTAAAGAAAATACCGAAAAGCAAGATATGATCGTCGTTCAATTTGATCAAACAGAGGTTTCTTATTATAGACAAGAATTTAATCAATTAACGCATGCTTATTGTTGTTCGATTCATAAAGCGCAAGGAAGCGAGTTTCCCATTGTGATTATGCCGATTGTTCGTAGTTATTACCGCATGCTCCGCCGTGATTTACTTTATACCGGGGTGACTAGAAGTAAACAATTTCTGATTCTCTGCGGGGAAGAAGAAGCCTTTCGAATGGGAATTGAACGGATTGATGAAAATAAGCGCAATACAACACTTTCTGAACGTTTAATGAGTGAAGATGTGATGCTCGAACAAATGACGAATAAACGAATACTCACTGCTGAAAACATTACTGAGATTGATCCAATGATTGGAATGGAAGGGATTACTCCAGAACAATTTATGGCAGGATAA
- a CDS encoding alpha/beta hydrolase translates to MKKIAIFGSAIVLFCLLIWGYFYFNSEPSTIAENAANSSKTVDVLEENNILVFTPRKLDAGMSIILYPGAFVDALSYAPLANKLASSGYKTYIVEMPLNLAVFGKNRAADIIDEAPDEKFVIGGHSLGGVMSARFAHDNESEIEGAFFLASYPDKKGSLKNAPFPAISITGTKDDVLNQDSYDKNKKYLPKDTTFVSIEGGNHAQFGSYGEQHGDGKATISVTEQTDQVANALIAWLNTSVKNQER, encoded by the coding sequence ATGAAAAAGATAGCGATTTTTGGGAGTGCGATTGTATTATTTTGTCTTCTTATATGGGGATATTTTTATTTCAACTCAGAACCGTCTACGATTGCAGAAAATGCTGCAAATTCATCGAAAACAGTGGATGTACTTGAAGAGAACAACATCCTTGTTTTTACCCCACGGAAATTGGATGCTGGCATGAGTATTATTTTATACCCTGGAGCGTTTGTGGATGCCCTAAGTTATGCGCCTCTTGCAAACAAACTTGCTTCGAGTGGCTATAAAACGTATATTGTCGAAATGCCTCTCAATTTAGCTGTTTTCGGTAAAAATCGAGCAGCTGATATTATTGATGAAGCGCCAGATGAAAAATTTGTGATTGGCGGTCATTCGCTTGGTGGTGTGATGTCTGCGAGATTCGCGCACGATAATGAGTCTGAAATTGAAGGTGCATTTTTCCTAGCTAGTTATCCAGACAAAAAAGGTTCACTCAAAAACGCTCCTTTTCCAGCAATTTCTATCACTGGGACGAAGGATGACGTCTTAAATCAAGATTCTTACGATAAAAATAAAAAATATTTACCTAAAGATACCACTTTTGTTTCAATTGAAGGTGGGAATCACGCGCAATTCGGTTCTTACGGCGAACAGCATGGGGACGGAAAGGCGACAATTAGCGTAACAGAACAAACGGATCAAGTCGCAAATGCGCTCATTGCGTGGCTGAATACGTCTGTAAAAAATCAGGAAAGATAA
- a CDS encoding cysteine desulfurase family protein — protein MENRIYLDHAATSPIHPEVIQTMLGAITNTYGNPSSIHYAGREARKALDEARHTIAKSIHATEKEIIFTSGGTEGDNLALIGTALAHKENGTHIITSQIEHHAVLKTCEYLETQGFEVTYLPVDEHGIVSVESVQAALRPDTILVSIMYGNNEIGSIQPIAKIGALLRDHQAIFHTDAVQAYGLLNINVTELGVDLLTTSSHKINGPRGVGFLYIKNGTRLAYQMHGGEQERKRRAGTENLAGICGFSAASTIMTNERELKNEEYVSFKKRMAEIWRSAALDFEVNGLEADTLPHVFSVRFPGVSIEQLLMNLDMEGIAVSSGSACTAGTVDPSHVLVALFGENHPAIQETVRISFGLGNHLEEVETAATKISEVVTRLMKI, from the coding sequence ATGGAAAACAGAATTTACTTAGACCATGCTGCGACAAGTCCAATTCATCCAGAAGTTATCCAAACAATGCTTGGCGCAATTACTAATACGTACGGCAATCCTTCCAGTATTCATTACGCTGGACGAGAGGCAAGAAAAGCATTGGATGAAGCTCGTCACACAATTGCTAAAAGTATTCACGCTACGGAAAAAGAAATTATTTTCACGAGCGGTGGTACAGAAGGCGATAACTTGGCGCTTATTGGGACAGCTTTGGCACATAAAGAAAACGGAACACACATTATTACTTCGCAGATTGAGCATCATGCTGTTTTAAAAACATGTGAATATCTTGAGACTCAAGGTTTTGAAGTGACTTATTTGCCAGTAGATGAGCATGGAATCGTGTCTGTAGAGAGCGTACAGGCTGCTTTACGCCCTGATACAATTCTTGTTTCTATTATGTATGGTAACAATGAAATTGGCTCCATTCAGCCGATTGCGAAGATTGGTGCATTGTTGCGCGATCATCAAGCCATTTTCCATACAGATGCCGTACAAGCTTACGGGCTATTAAATATAAATGTAACGGAGCTAGGGGTAGATTTATTAACTACTTCTTCTCATAAAATAAATGGACCACGTGGTGTAGGCTTTTTATACATCAAAAATGGGACACGTCTTGCTTACCAAATGCACGGCGGCGAACAAGAACGAAAACGTCGCGCTGGAACAGAAAACTTAGCGGGAATCTGCGGTTTTAGTGCAGCATCTACTATTATGACAAATGAACGCGAACTGAAAAACGAGGAATATGTTTCCTTTAAAAAACGAATGGCAGAAATTTGGCGTTCGGCTGCTTTGGATTTTGAAGTGAATGGTTTAGAAGCTGATACGCTACCGCATGTTTTTAGTGTGCGTTTTCCGGGCGTTTCTATTGAACAACTATTAATGAATTTAGACATGGAAGGTATTGCTGTTTCAAGTGGCTCTGCATGCACAGCTGGAACGGTAGACCCGTCACATGTTTTAGTAGCGCTTTTTGGTGAAAATCATCCAGCGATTCAAGAAACAGTTCGGATTAGTTTTGGACTGGGCAATCATTTAGAAGAAGTGGAAACGGCGGCTACGAAAATTAGTGAAGTAGTAACGCGTTTAATGAAAATATAA
- the pieR gene encoding two component system response regulator PieR, whose amino-acid sequence MKLLRIEDNVSVCEMIEMFFMKEEIDATFVHDGKLGYETFFKDDYDIAIIDLMLPNMDGMTICRKIREVSDVPIIILTAKESESDQVLGLEMGADDYVTKPFSPLTLMARIKAVTRRKNSATPAENNEDILETTYFKISKRTREIFYQDELLDALTPKEFDLLYFLMQHPRQVFSREQLLEQVWGYQFYGDERTVDVHIKRLRQKIATETKPFLHTVWGVGYKFDETE is encoded by the coding sequence ATGAAATTACTTAGGATAGAAGATAATGTAAGTGTTTGTGAAATGATAGAAATGTTCTTTATGAAAGAAGAAATTGACGCAACGTTTGTTCATGACGGCAAACTCGGTTATGAAACGTTCTTTAAAGATGATTATGATATTGCGATTATCGACTTAATGCTTCCAAATATGGACGGAATGACCATTTGTCGTAAAATCCGCGAAGTAAGCGATGTTCCGATTATTATATTAACAGCAAAAGAATCAGAATCAGATCAAGTGCTTGGTCTTGAAATGGGTGCGGATGATTATGTAACAAAACCATTTAGCCCACTGACCTTAATGGCTAGAATTAAAGCTGTAACGCGTCGCAAAAATAGCGCGACTCCTGCAGAAAACAATGAAGATATTCTAGAAACGACGTATTTCAAAATTAGTAAACGGACGCGCGAAATTTTCTATCAAGACGAGTTGCTTGATGCGCTAACTCCAAAAGAATTTGATTTACTTTATTTCTTAATGCAACATCCGCGACAAGTTTTTTCAAGAGAGCAGTTATTAGAACAAGTTTGGGGTTACCAATTTTACGGGGATGAGCGTACGGTGGATGTTCATATCAAACGTTTACGCCAAAAAATCGCCACGGAAACAAAGCCGTTTTTACACACTGTTTGGGGTGTCGGCTACAAATTTGATGAAACGGAATGA
- the mnmA gene encoding tRNA 2-thiouridine(34) synthase MnmA, with protein MTTNNSDIRVVVGMSGGVDSSVTAHILKEQGYDVIGIFMKNWDDTDEFGVCTATEDYDDVIRVANQIGIPYYAVNFEKEYWDKVFTYFLDEYKLGRTPNPDVMCNKEIKFKAFLEHAESLGADYVATGHYAQVKKVGDEIELLRGVDNNKDQTYFLNQLSQEQLKKVMFPLGAMEKTEVREIAKKAGLATADKKDSTGICFIGERNFKQFLSEYLPAQPGEMRTLDGEVLGKHDGLMYYTIGQRHGLGIGGDGEPWFVVGKDLKANVLFVEQGFHHETLYSDSLIATDISFTTNAEKPKTFECTAKFRYRQTDTKVTVHMREDGTAEVVFADPVRAITPGQAVVFYDGDICLGGGTIDTVWKNAAKLDYVG; from the coding sequence TTGACTACAAATAATAGTGACATTCGTGTCGTTGTCGGCATGTCAGGCGGAGTAGATTCATCAGTCACTGCTCATATATTGAAAGAACAAGGTTACGATGTCATTGGAATTTTCATGAAAAATTGGGATGATACGGACGAATTTGGCGTTTGTACGGCAACAGAAGATTACGATGATGTTATTCGAGTAGCAAACCAAATTGGTATTCCGTATTATGCGGTTAATTTTGAAAAAGAATATTGGGATAAAGTGTTTACGTACTTCTTAGATGAATACAAACTTGGTCGTACACCAAACCCCGATGTTATGTGTAATAAAGAAATTAAATTCAAGGCATTTTTAGAACATGCGGAAAGTCTTGGTGCGGATTATGTGGCAACTGGTCACTACGCACAAGTGAAAAAAGTAGGCGACGAAATCGAATTGCTTCGTGGCGTTGATAATAATAAAGACCAAACGTATTTCTTAAACCAACTTTCACAAGAACAACTGAAAAAAGTCATGTTCCCACTTGGGGCTATGGAAAAAACTGAAGTGCGTGAAATTGCGAAAAAAGCTGGTCTTGCTACTGCGGACAAAAAAGATAGCACAGGGATTTGCTTTATTGGTGAAAGAAACTTCAAGCAATTTTTAAGTGAATATCTTCCAGCGCAACCGGGTGAAATGAGAACACTAGACGGCGAAGTGCTTGGTAAACATGACGGCTTAATGTATTACACTATTGGGCAACGTCATGGTTTAGGTATTGGTGGCGACGGCGAACCGTGGTTTGTTGTTGGTAAAGATTTAAAAGCGAACGTTTTGTTTGTTGAACAAGGTTTCCACCATGAAACATTATATTCGGATTCTTTAATTGCAACAGATATTTCTTTTACAACCAATGCCGAAAAACCAAAAACATTCGAATGTACTGCAAAATTCCGCTATCGTCAAACAGATACAAAAGTAACTGTGCATATGCGCGAAGATGGTACAGCAGAAGTTGTTTTTGCAGATCCAGTTCGCGCAATTACACCTGGTCAAGCAGTCGTTTTCTATGATGGCGACATTTGTCTTGGTGGCGGAACGATTGATACTGTTTGGAAAAATGCCGCGAAGTTAGATTATGTAGGCTAA
- the pieS gene encoding two component system sensor histidine kinase PieS — protein sequence MKRMKFKYAYQLFFTQFIILLIACIMIGLLVSHSLKDYFYQSQVNDLTSYGETISMDIRHSPQDATLQVLNTYQRTLDVKKIHYTIKNANDETIYPTQMNQPLPKDFSISADDKKKLESGETVSKKIDNRFNKEMTIVYVPIMDGDKFVGSIVLNSPISGTQQVIGTINRYMFYTILLSITVALILSAILSKLQVNRINKLRAATKDVIQGNYKARLKENNFDEIGALAIDFNKMTQTLETSQEEIERQEKRRRQFIADVSHEMRTPLTTISGLTEGLVNDIIPKSETDRCIALIDTEARRLTKLVNENLDYEKIRSNKIKLQKTRFNGKEFLELIKDQLDYVASEKGNTITVAIDKDMAIYADYDRLTQVLINIVKNSVQFTDNGQITLTGTQDYKESVLTITDTGIGMNTEELEQIWERFFKADMSRTNTAFGESGIGLSIVKQLIEYHDGTITVTSEPNKGTTFTIRLPFFQDNEQ from the coding sequence ATGAAGCGAATGAAATTTAAATACGCCTATCAACTATTTTTCACGCAATTTATCATTTTGCTCATTGCTTGTATTATGATTGGACTGCTTGTCTCCCACTCATTAAAAGATTATTTTTACCAAAGCCAAGTAAATGACTTAACGAGTTACGGGGAAACAATTTCGATGGATATTCGTCACTCACCGCAAGATGCGACCCTTCAAGTTTTGAATACGTATCAACGAACACTAGACGTGAAAAAAATCCATTATACGATCAAAAACGCGAACGACGAAACGATTTATCCAACCCAGATGAATCAGCCCTTACCAAAGGACTTCTCTATTTCAGCTGATGATAAGAAAAAATTAGAAAGCGGCGAAACGGTTAGCAAAAAGATTGATAATCGTTTTAATAAAGAAATGACGATTGTGTACGTTCCGATTATGGACGGGGACAAATTCGTTGGTTCGATTGTGTTAAATTCGCCGATTAGTGGCACACAGCAAGTTATTGGTACAATTAATCGTTACATGTTTTACACTATTTTGCTTTCCATCACTGTGGCACTTATTCTTAGCGCGATTTTATCCAAACTGCAAGTCAATCGGATTAATAAGCTGCGTGCTGCAACGAAAGATGTTATTCAAGGCAATTACAAAGCCAGACTAAAAGAAAATAACTTCGATGAAATTGGCGCTCTTGCTATCGATTTCAATAAAATGACGCAAACACTCGAAACGTCCCAAGAAGAAATTGAACGTCAGGAAAAACGGCGTCGTCAATTTATCGCGGATGTTTCTCATGAAATGCGCACCCCGCTTACAACGATTAGCGGTCTCACAGAAGGATTAGTCAATGACATAATTCCGAAAAGCGAAACCGACCGTTGTATTGCACTCATCGATACAGAAGCTAGACGTCTCACAAAATTAGTCAACGAAAATTTAGATTATGAAAAAATCCGTAGCAATAAAATTAAACTGCAAAAAACACGCTTTAACGGCAAAGAATTCCTTGAGTTAATTAAAGATCAACTTGATTACGTAGCGAGCGAAAAAGGTAATACGATTACCGTTGCGATTGATAAAGATATGGCTATTTACGCAGACTATGATCGCTTGACGCAAGTATTAATCAATATCGTTAAAAACAGCGTACAATTTACGGATAATGGCCAAATTACATTGACTGGTACGCAAGATTATAAAGAATCTGTATTAACAATTACCGATACCGGCATTGGGATGAATACAGAGGAATTAGAACAAATTTGGGAAAGGTTTTTCAAAGCGGATATGTCGCGGACGAATACAGCTTTTGGGGAGTCTGGTATAGGACTTTCGATTGTGAAGCAGTTGATTGAATATCACGATGGGACGATTACCGTAACTAGTGAGCCAAATAAAGGGACAACCTTCACTATTCGCCTTCCTTTTTTCCAAGATAATGAACAATAA
- a CDS encoding ABC transporter permease: MNFFKRAWLSMKARKGRSVLQLIIFTVVCVLILSGFTIQSAADKASELAREQLGGTVTLTVDREKQMQAMRDEATSSESSSTETKPQFESSPIDVSDANDLAELDHVASYNYYSSTQALASGFDPIESSGDTSSSSDDSSTTTETQGPGGGQGGPQMVDADLSISGLLDSATSTDFDAGTSELTSGVAITSADKDKNVAMVEENLAEQNDWKVGDSFTVTSSDGNTKVTLKIVGIYKTTDSGSDMAQNFSFLNPYNKVYVPYTVANTIKGSDYKNTVDSAVYTMDDAANISAFEKEAKKVDSIDWDTFKLDANDTLYQQMIGPIDSVASFSKNVVYIVSIAGALILGLLVMMQVRDRKYEMGVLLAIGEKRGKLIAQFFVEILIVALISFGLAAASSHYVAQLAGNQLLEQQNSSTTETSTTENRGPGGSGQGGPGGFAGSVSNLTKNTEQIKELDIQVTLEDMLKMGGIGIGIAFISVLLPAALVLRMNPKTILTKQE; this comes from the coding sequence ATGAATTTTTTTAAGAGGGCATGGCTCAGCATGAAAGCAAGAAAAGGAAGATCTGTTTTACAACTAATTATTTTCACAGTAGTCTGTGTACTTATTTTATCAGGCTTTACTATTCAATCCGCTGCAGATAAAGCAAGCGAGCTAGCAAGAGAACAACTTGGTGGCACCGTAACACTTACCGTTGACAGGGAAAAACAAATGCAGGCGATGCGAGATGAGGCTACAAGCAGTGAAAGTAGCTCTACTGAAACAAAGCCGCAATTTGAAAGCAGCCCAATCGATGTGAGTGATGCCAATGATTTGGCCGAACTAGACCATGTAGCAAGTTATAATTATTATTCCAGTACACAAGCCTTAGCATCTGGCTTTGATCCAATTGAATCTTCCGGCGATACTTCATCTTCAAGCGATGATTCATCCACTACAACCGAAACACAAGGACCAGGTGGTGGCCAAGGCGGACCGCAAATGGTTGATGCCGATTTAAGCATTAGTGGTTTACTTGATTCCGCAACGAGCACTGATTTTGACGCAGGAACAAGCGAATTAACTAGCGGCGTGGCAATTACTTCCGCTGACAAAGATAAAAATGTCGCAATGGTAGAAGAAAATTTAGCTGAACAAAATGATTGGAAAGTGGGCGACTCGTTCACCGTTACTTCCAGTGATGGCAATACAAAAGTAACATTGAAAATTGTTGGTATTTATAAAACAACTGATTCAGGAAGTGATATGGCACAAAACTTCTCTTTCCTAAATCCTTATAATAAAGTATACGTTCCTTATACAGTAGCCAATACAATTAAAGGCTCTGATTATAAAAACACTGTAGATTCCGCAGTTTATACAATGGATGACGCAGCGAACATTTCTGCTTTTGAAAAAGAAGCGAAAAAAGTGGATAGCATCGATTGGGATACATTTAAATTAGATGCGAATGACACACTTTACCAACAAATGATCGGACCAATCGACAGCGTAGCATCGTTCTCTAAAAATGTGGTTTATATCGTCAGCATTGCTGGTGCACTAATCTTAGGTTTACTTGTAATGATGCAAGTGCGTGACCGTAAATACGAAATGGGTGTACTTCTTGCTATCGGTGAAAAACGTGGCAAATTAATTGCCCAATTCTTTGTAGAAATTTTAATCGTAGCGCTGATTTCCTTTGGCTTAGCTGCGGCAAGTAGTCATTATGTTGCACAATTAGCGGGAAATCAATTACTAGAACAACAAAATTCATCCACAACTGAAACGAGTACGACAGAAAATCGTGGACCAGGCGGTAGTGGCCAAGGTGGTCCAGGCGGATTCGCAGGCAGCGTAAGTAACTTGACGAAAAATACCGAGCAAATCAAAGAACTAGACATTCAAGTAACATTAGAAGATATGCTGAAAATGGGTGGAATTGGAATTGGCATCGCCTTTATCTCAGTTCTTTTACCAGCAGCACTCGTTCTTCGTATGAATCCAAAAACAATTCTAACTAAACAGGAGTAG
- a CDS encoding ABC transporter ATP-binding protein: protein MTKVLTFENISYWYKTKDESILSDINYDFEAGVFYTVVGSSGSGKTTFLSLAGGLDTQKEGDIYYKGSSLKSIGLQQFRNKYVSIVFQSYNLLTYMTALQNVTTAMEITHVNQPDKKAFALSMLEKVGITEEMARQKVLTLSGGQQQRVSIARALCCETELIVADEPTGNLDERTSKEVVTLFQDLAHKEGKCVIMVTHDPEIAKVSDVKLTLKNGSFVEKKQSTNSLINS from the coding sequence ATGACCAAAGTATTGACGTTTGAAAATATTTCTTATTGGTATAAAACGAAAGATGAGTCCATTTTAAGTGATATTAATTATGATTTTGAAGCTGGTGTTTTTTACACGGTAGTAGGTAGCTCTGGTTCAGGGAAAACTACTTTCTTATCCCTTGCAGGTGGGCTAGATACCCAAAAAGAAGGCGACATCTACTATAAAGGTAGTTCGCTAAAAAGCATCGGTTTACAACAATTTAGAAATAAATATGTTTCGATTGTATTCCAAAGCTACAATTTATTAACGTACATGACAGCTCTTCAAAACGTTACAACAGCAATGGAAATAACGCATGTTAATCAGCCGGATAAAAAAGCTTTTGCGTTAAGTATGCTAGAAAAAGTCGGTATTACAGAAGAAATGGCACGCCAAAAAGTTCTCACACTAAGCGGTGGTCAACAACAGCGTGTTTCAATAGCTCGAGCACTCTGCTGTGAAACAGAATTAATCGTTGCCGATGAACCAACCGGGAACTTAGATGAGCGTACCAGTAAAGAAGTCGTTACCTTATTCCAAGATTTAGCCCACAAAGAAGGGAAATGCGTTATTATGGTAACGCACGACCCAGAAATTGCGAAAGTATCCGATGTAAAACTAACACTTAAAAACGGCAGCTTTGTAGAAAAGAAACAATCAACGAATAGTCTAATAAACAGTTGA